The Gossypium hirsutum isolate 1008001.06 chromosome D02, Gossypium_hirsutum_v2.1, whole genome shotgun sequence region TGAAATAGGTAAGTCCTTacttcctttctttttattttgagcaaaaaaaatacataaaaaagcataaataaaaaacaaaacaatcaATCTAAAGAGCGACGAACACCCAATAAAGTGAAACGGAAAAGTCACCTTCGAATTTgaagaaaagaaatttatttctatctttaatcttttctctctattttttccgTCTCCCCCCTTTGATTTTAGATGGCCTTTTTATAGCCGTCgtgaaacaagaaagaaaaaatataaaaagaaatctTTTTCCAGCATCTTCTTgattcttgattttcttgccatatTTGCTGCCTATACTGCCTTGTTTCCTTTCTTTGGTGCAGGTGAAGATGTACGCGTGGAGATTCGGAGGACGTGGTTGCGGTGCGAAGATTTTACCCTAGAAACCCTAGGGGTTTCTGAATCTGTTTTGGGCCGCATGTAATTGGGCCACCGTATTTTGGTTTTGGGCCATATAGGCCGATTGTATTTTGGGCCTTTTAGACCCGGGCCAAAATCGGGTATTACAGTGGTGACCAGCattgtattgatgtgataaggatgagaccgatcgccttttttaatttgtgtgatattcttagtaggaCTAATTTGTTACAATCAACTAAATTTGTGAGTTTtagggagcaagtagttatatttttacatataattggtcataatgtaaagtttcgagtgattggatctagatattatagatcaactgaGACAATTCACCGTTACTTTAAGGTTGTATTGAAAGCTATTTTCAAATTGTATaaactagttattagattacctgatgagtcaactcctagtgaaatcagaaataatccaaggttttatccttattttaaagattgtattggagcattagatggaactaATGTTCGTGCATCCATTCCACTTAGCATTCAAGGAAGATTTCGTAGCCGTAAAGGGGGGACTACACAAAATGTATTGCctgccattacatttgatttggCATTGtcctatgttctagctggttgggaaggtagtgcacatgtTTCTCatattttaagtgatgcactttcacacccaagaggattaagaattccggaaggtaataattatcattaaataccaaatagttcaagtaagctcataatttactagtattaattatgttttgtaaaattgtatgtaaatattatcttgctgatgctGGAAATGGCATCTGAAATGGATATATTACCCCATATTGTGGTGTCCAATATCATTTAAAAGTGTTTAGTGCTCAGGGGCctgaaaatgcaaaggaactctttaatcttcgtcATTCATCATTACATATCACTATTGaacgtgtttttgggattttgaagaaacggtTTTGTGTATTAGATgttgaaccattttggaattttcaaactcaagtagatatagttttggcttgttgtatcattcataatcatataatgggagttgatcctagtgatttacttaatcaaggattatacgagGAGCCTGAGTCTGGTTTGATAATACCAACTCTTATGAagcgagaagaaagagaagaagcatGAGTGGTATGCTAAGAGAGACgaaattgcacaaactatgtgGACTAATTATATGGTtagaaatattaggtaggttTTGGACTTAGGGttattgtttctatgttatgtatgttttagtattaaaattgttttttttttgttaatgttggttggataatgatattgaaatttttgtttgttggattttgaaattattatgtcttgaatttgttagatattgattatgttttaagcttgttagatattaaatttattatgttttaagcttgttggatattcaatttattatgttttaagcttgttagatattgaaatgattgacaatgacaattattaatgtagaataggtaagggcaacaaagaagggacctccaagcaattcaggtggacaaaaccgataaaacatctttttcttaaaattctAGTAGAGGAGGCCCAGAGaggaaataagccttctaatacTTTCAAAGCAGTTTCTATTAATCAAGTTGCTAAAGCTATTTCTAAAAGATTTCAAGTCCAATGTGATGCGAAGCATatggaaaatcatttgaggaatgtaaaaaaccagtggcagattatatgcacaattcggggtgaaagtggttttggatgggatgataacatgaaaatgatcacatgtgatagagcggCATATGATCTagcagtgatggtaatatatgtatatatatgttaagtatatttcaattgctttttacttgttattctaattgtgtataatatccaacaaGCACAtaagaagtatgaaccatttttgaataaaagcattgatcattatgatgaaatggctttggttgttggcaaagatatgacaatagggagttttgccagaacatttgctgacatagatttggatgatggtaacCCAAATTCAATGCCTATAGACTGCGATAATGAAGAGActgaagaggtaagaacaaaagTATCTTTatctggcacatccaaacgtaaaagaaaaaatgttcaagaaagtgtcgttgatgaacaaattaaatctGTAGGTGAACAACTTGACAaaaaattgctaatgctttggaacaatttactgcggataagacaccacatctttacgaagaagtgatatcgatggaggaagaaggatttgatgatgacttcctgtgttctgtgtttgattactagtgagtcatgaatccgaggccaaagctttttttagttaaaagtaagaagcataaaaaaatttggcttcaaaaattttctcaaggttgaagatattgatacttttaatgtggtgtaatattagttacgcacttggacaatgttgttgtttTATGTGGTGTATTACTAATTATGCatatggataatattattaatttctagtattaattgtggtttggaagctaatttataattattcaatccttgttttttttttataacacaattacaaataatttatctgactttggttgttttcaatttatgacggttaatattctaacttaataattgagtattattatatatttaatttgattgatttatttataaataaattattgcaatatatgtaaaaccaatttaaaatataaatttattaatatatgtaaaaacagcttttctgaaaaaaaaatttcgataaatctgccaaacaaccgaaaatattttatacagattcatccaaataccaaaaaagtaaatcattttccagaaaacaTTTTACtagcaaacaaacggagccttagttctttattctctcaatctctctttattttataacaattttctGCATAAGACGATCTTATATTTTACCTACGGGTTTTATATGATTTCATACAATATACAAGAACTTGAAACGGTAGAGTTAACAGAGTTTGATGTAAGTATGTAGTATATGTAAATTTGTCTTTTATATAAAAGATTATGCTCCCTTAAGTCCTATACTCATATTTAcaaagaaactaaaaaaaaatacaaatagcaTGTGCCATGTGTAAACATTTCATCTCTTAGCCACCAAGAAGCAGTGATTAATTCCCTTGTAGAAAGAGAACATCAAAATATTGCTACACTACTTAAAGAGGAACAAAAgtgctttttcttctttttatattttttaaaattgtagaaGAGTTTCAACAATAGTTACAACAGCGccaatgttttaaattttttgcaAGGAATAGCTTTGAAAACAGTCCAACAATATATGTGAGACATGCTAAAAATGTTGTATGAAAAATCCACATATAAGCAAGATTTTCAGCCaaataattcaaaagtatttCACACTTCCATCACCATTGCCACCTCCCAACCCTAGGATAGATGCCTGAAATTTAGAGAAAAGAAATAATTATTACGCAAGAGCGGATCCACTACAATGGTCCAAGTTGAAGCCAAACAACCATTAAAATTAACAGCCGCACTGGCCATCAGGGAAATGCATAAgtgtcatttatttattttcaacaaGGACCAATTAAAAAGAACGGTTTAGTTTTGGCTAGCCCATATTAACAACATTGGAAACACAAATCCGACCTTCCTCAGCATCACAATCTTAAAAATTAATCATCAAATTTGCAAGATGCAGTATGCAACCTAAAGTATGTTTCAAAACATCATTTGCAATCATTTAAGGCAATCAGCAAGGATGCAACATATAAAATCTTTTAGATAGGGAGTCAAGAACACAAAATTTGGTGACATCTCATTATTTATCAACAATCTTGATTTTGTAATTCTAATTTTTCAGGTCATATCAATCAGCTTCAACAATATGAAACAAGTTTATAAAACCACTCTTTTTTTATCCCCCATTTCCTTCTTTTGTTTATAAATGATTTCTAGAATAGCAAGACTAAAACAAAACGAAATTTAGTCATATTTGCCAGGACAATCCAAACAAGAACCAAATTCCCAAACCTAGAAAGAACTTAAATCCACATTTCAgtatgttcaaaaaaataaaaaaaacccacaTTTCAGTGACAGCCAAAGGCACAAAAGGATCAATATTTAACTATATTAGGATGATAAACCAAGTCCTAAACAAGAAAGTTTGTGTCTATCCAACCAAAATTATTTCAGTGAAATGGAACCAGAGGACAAAGTAAGGATCTACCTCTTGTAAAACTCCGTTACATATCGCGAGCTGTTGTAAAAGATGAACCACATCAACACAATAACCAGTGTGTCTTCCATGGTTTAGGAACTAACAATTGGGAATTATAGTGATACTTGGACTTAAAAACTGGTGTGGTGACAAAGATGCCAATAGGATCctttgactattttaaaattcctAAATCAAACATTATAAAATAAGACAACCAACCAACCAAATACTAAAATCGATGACACAGTAAATCAGATAATACCAGAAAATAGAAAACAACTCCTTATAAACTAAATTAGCATAATTTTGCCATTGGATAGGCttccacaaaatgaccattttccattttcatcattttgttaGGCAAAAGAAGACAACTGATAAAAGTCATCGAAACAAAATATTAACAGCACTACAGTGTTCAAACCCTGAAAATTCTAAATGAGAACTTAAACAGATTAGGCATCATCAAACAAAAAGTAAGTAAAAAAGGATACTGAAAAGGTAACGCTCCCACCAATCCAACATGTAGAGTCCAAATGTGACATTGTAGAGATAGATCTTGCGTTGGACCCAATTCATATCTCTAACCCCTAAAAACAAATACAAATAGATGCCTGGAAAAATCATTGCAGACACAAACGATGATCAAAATaatccaataaaataaaataatacaaattctTTGAAAATGACATTATAGTTATAAAATGTGCTATATACGTTGCTAAAATCATCGTAACTTAGAATTCAATTTCGGTCAGCTGCAACTTCTTTTTCCTCAATACAACGGCCATGAACCACATATTCATACATGATTATCATAAAGATATGAGGAAACTCGATAGTCTAATATCCAAatctttcttttatattatttactttacttgCGCCATAAAACAAACAAGAAAGAAAAGCATTTTTTTCAAGGAAACGAAGTGGAATAATGCCAAACCACAACAAATTAAAATCAAGAGCAGGAAAACTGAAAATTGAACCATACTTGAGTTGTATCCACGGATGAGGAGATTATGTCTTTggatcaaataaaaatataaatttaaatgcaAGGATTGAAGGAATTCTACGCtaatttcattaagaaatagCTTCAGATTTCTCGAACAACTTAgcgaaaaagaaaaacaaaatcttGAGGAGAAATGAATCAAAAGCTTACCTAACCAATGAATACGCCGCGGACGGTCACGAAAATTACGGTTCCCGTGATCGGATCGAGAGTACAGAGCTCCTTTGGGATTTGCTAATTCacagagagaaaaagaagagTTTTTAGCCTTTGGGTCTTGCGGTCAAAGAAGACAGCATTTACTTTTCTTTAACGATTAAATGACAGAAATGCCATTTAATTTACCACGTGTCAGTTTTTAATTCGCTCTTTTTGATTGCAACCAAAGAGTGGTCCGTATCGTAAACTCCCTGCTTTGATTCAGTAGCAGAAATTAGAAAGCAAAAAATAAACCACCATAAACAGTAAACCTTCGATTTCGTTAAAATCTCTCATTTCTTCTCTCTCTGGAAAAAGAAATTAGGGTTTCGAAAACTTTTGAAGCAGAGATCGAAAGCAAATGGAGAGTGCATTAGCAAACGCATCGGAAATTATAGACCAGAGGCAGAAAATCGAGCAATACAAACACATTCTATCAACTGTTTTCTCATCCAACGACATCGTTCAAGCCAAGAAATTCATCGATCATAGTAATTGCTTTACCTTTGCTTGATTTAAAGTTATCTAAGGTTTTTtaggtttaattattttattttattctttttagtgTTATCGGACGATGTTCCACTGGTGGTATCAAGGCAGCTTTTACAAACTTTCGCTCAAGAATTAGGAAGGTTGGAGCCTGAGGCACAAAAGGAAATTGCTCATTATACCCTTGCTCAAATTCAGCCTCGTGTCGTTTCATTTGAAGAACAGGTTGCTTTTAATTTGACAGCTAGCTCTTTAGTGAAAGTTACTTGagaatttggttttttttattattttaaaataccaCATTGTGAACTTTTTTCTGTCGTCGAAAGAATTTGATTGAAATATCACGATTTCATTAATTATTCTTCTTAAATTTGTTACTGTTCTTTTAGTTAAGTTTTTCTCGCGGCGTGACTTAAACTTTGGTCGAAGTTTGTATGCAAAACAAAGAATAGGGTTGTTTTTTCCTCCCCTTCCCTTTTTTCAAGTTTGGCGTTTTGATTTTCTTTGGATGAGGTACTAATGGACTTATGGAATATGGATGATTGTTTAAATAAAGCTGCTTACTCTGTATGAGTTATATAGGTACTGATTATCCGAGAGAAACTTGCTGAGTTGTATGAGTCGGAGCAGCAGTGGTCAAAAGCAGCGCAGATGCTAAGTGGGATTGATTTGGACTCTGGAATGAGGTCTGAGAGTAAGATTCTCTTTAGTTTTTGTGATGAAGGTTGTTGAATATTTTCTTCTGTGTTCCTATTGGTGAGCTTATCTGTTTTGTGATATGACTATCAGGGTTATTGATGATACATTCAGATTGTCAAAATGTGTCCAAATTGCCCGTCTCTATCTTGAGgtatttcaattttttgactgAATGCTAGCATTACATAGGCAAGTTTGGATGCCTTAGAATTTCAAGGAGTAATTCAGTTACTTATTCTATTTCTTGCATGTAAAACCAATATTGAAAGGTGACCTGAAACCATTGCTTGAATATTTTACAGGATGATGATTCTGTTAATGCAGAAGCTTTTATTAATAAAGCTTCATTCTTGGTTAGCAACAGTCAGCATGAAGTTTTGATTTTACAATACAAGGTTTGGCACAGTTTTTAGGTCAATAACTGTAATTTAGGGCTGCAATTCCTGTCATTCTTtcgtttaatttcttttttcttttcctcttgttTTCAGGTATGTTATGCAAGGATTTTGGATTTAAAGAGGAAGTTCTTGGAAGCAGCATTGCGATACTATGACATATCTCAAATTGAGAAGCGACAAATAGGAGACGAGTATGTAATTACGCTATATTTGTTTATGTAAATGTTTTGCTTAAAGCTTTTATTAGCTGACATATACAAAAGCTAATTGATCTTGTTCTGCATCACTCTATacatagtgtttgcattgataAACATTGTGTTTTGCATACCTTGTACAGCTATCAATTTGCTTGTATCTGATTCCCCCTTTTTATTACTATCATGATATGTCTGAGGgcttatgataaaaaaattatcaatgttCACCTATTACAGAACCATTGACGAGGATGCTCTGGAGCAAGCTCTATCTGCTGCTGTTACATGTACAATATTAGCTGGTGCAGGTCCTCAGCGTTCTCGTGTTCTTGCCACACTTTACAAAGTAAAGCTTTCTCCTGAATGTaataggagttttttttttttttaaattgtttgattctAATCATGTCAATGATTTGTGCATGTTTCAGGATGAACGTTGCTCCAAGCTGAAGATTTATCCAATATTACGAAAGGTTCTCTCTTTTGCATCTAGGCACACACACTCACACATATGCATTTCCTCATGCACTTGTCTTGCACATTGCTGTCTATATCTATTGCAGAACCTTAAAGTCCATCCTAATGgggatttttattgaaattaacaGGTTTATTTGGAGAGAATATTAAGAAAACCTGAAATTGATGCATTTGCTGAAGAACTGAAACCACATCAGGTTATAAAAAGTTTGAACTAGCCTACGTATTGCATTTACAATAAAAGTAAATTCTGCCGTCTTTGAATAACCTTTTGTTCCCCAACAGAAAGCATTGCTTCCTGACAATTTTACTGTGCTGGACCGTGCCATGATAGAGCATAATCTTCTGAGTGCAAGCAAACTTTACACAAATATAAGGTTAGAAAAATAACACTTGATTTTCATCTTTCTTATTTCTAGGTTTGGAATTTTTTAACAAAAGCTTTTGCTTTGTCAGTTTTGATGAGCTGGGTACTTTGCTGGGCATTCCTCCTCATAAGGTACCTTTCTAAAGTTACTACCTTATGATCTAGTTGTATAgcttttggttttttattttctgGCCTTTTCTATCTTTGTATGAGGAAATACTTCCGTATACTGTAGTTAAACAGCAAAGCTGATTGGCTGCATTTTCTGTACAGGCAGAGAAAATAGCCTCAAGAATGATTTATGAGGATAGAATGAGGGGATCAATTGATCAGGTTTCAATATCTTGCCACATGATTTTGTTCAGCTACTGGTTTAATGGATTCAAAGATCAATTGATTTTTATGATTGTGTTTTCATGCTTCCCAAAGCAGAACTGAGTTCAAAGAATGTCTTTTTCCGAGCTATCGGctacataaataattaaacaacCTTATGCATCAGGTGGAAGCGGTTATACATTTTGAAGATGATACAGAAGAGCTGCAACAATGGGACCAACAGGTAATGCAATCTCGAGCAGATAATTATGCCGATGAGCAACCCCTCTTCAAGAGTTCAGAGATTTATATTGGCTTATGATTCTGCAGATTGTTGGTGTGTGTCAAGCTCTGAATGACATACTTGATAGCATGGCAAAGAAGGGCATGGCAGTTCCTGTGTAATCCGATGCATCTACCGAGAACAAAGAAACTCAGAAGAGGATCGACTTTAACCTTCTCCCATATGCGTAAAAGGAACATCATCGGTCACCTCTGGTTTTTACGATTTCAGTTACTGGGGTTTATTTTAGTAACTGCCATTTTGTCTTTTGGGCAGGCATGGGGATTTTGATAATCAATTAAGGGTCCCTAATTAGTACTATTGTTATCATTTCTTTTTCAGTTGTTTGGTAAGAAAGTTGCCTTGTTGGCCGGTTATGAGGCCGACATGGATGGCAGATTTGCCAGAAATATGTCTAATATCTTTTAAGGGTTTCACTGAACTTGAACTATCAACTTTGTTGTATTTTGTTGTTCAACTATTAATTTTTCCAATTTAATCACTAatctttttgaaattaaataatttaatcacttttttttttgttagttgGGGTTAGATAAGTGACAGAAATGTTGAcatggttattttattttattttattaatttagtcatctaatgcttatacattttattaatttgattctaCTTAACATCCTTCACTTGAGCTTGAAATTCGACCCGAGTaagaaatattaaattcaaacatcaaagttaaaattttcatttcacactcatatttataactttttttaaggtcaaatacaatattttaaaacattccaatctctttctcttcattaaataaataagggaaaaaatcaaaatatatatcaaataacAATCTCATATATTTCTACTTAAAGTAAACATGAATACAAGATGAAAACATGAATTTCTCACCTTGTTTCCTTAACTTCCTCTCACTAACTCAACTTCTTCTCGCTTTTTGAGTTGTTGAATTCTAATATGTAACTAAACTTATAGTAGCGATGGATgttagaattataaaataaattagaaataaaacttaataaaccataaattaagattttgtcatgtcaaatcatcaagaacaaaataagaataaaactAGATGTGGAAGCGAACCTGAATCCATAAATTCCTTGAAATCAACGGATCTTGgagatttgatcttccaaattagtacACAAAATTTCAGAGAATATTTACTTTCTTTCCTaaggatgggatattagaaaagatatcttccaaattagcacacaaaatTTTAGagaatatttgttttctttctaaggatgggatattagaaaagatatttTGTGTGGGGAATATAACTCTAATCTTTATAACCTTGGTATATTAGTTCTAattcctaattagcccatcactaattagaatttgattagaactcaattactagagtatctacacatatttgacccatactttattta contains the following coding sequences:
- the LOC107910166 gene encoding COP9 signalosome complex subunit 4 isoform X2, which produces MESALANASEIIDQRQKIEQYKHILSTVFSSNDIVQAKKFIDHMLSDDVPLVVSRQLLQTFAQELGRLEPEAQKEIAHYTLAQIQPRVVSFEEQVLIIREKLAELYESEQQWSKAAQMLSGIDLDSGMRVIDDTFRLSKCVQIARLYLEDDDSVNAEAFINKASFLVSNSQHEVLILQYKVCYARILDLKRKFLEAALRYYDISQIEKRQIGDETIDEDALEQALSAAVTCTILAGAGPQRSRVLATLYKDERCSKLKIYPILRKVYLERILRKPEIDAFAEELKPHQKALLPDNFTVLDRAMIEHNLLSASKLYTNISFDELGTLLGIPPHKAEKIASRMIYEDRMRGSIDQN
- the LOC107910167 gene encoding uncharacterized protein, which produces MNWVQRKIYLYNVTFGLYMLDWWERYLFNTLVIVLMWFIFYNSSRYVTEFYKRHLS
- the LOC107910166 gene encoding COP9 signalosome complex subunit 4 isoform X1 codes for the protein MESALANASEIIDQRQKIEQYKHILSTVFSSNDIVQAKKFIDHMLSDDVPLVVSRQLLQTFAQELGRLEPEAQKEIAHYTLAQIQPRVVSFEEQVLIIREKLAELYESEQQWSKAAQMLSGIDLDSGMRVIDDTFRLSKCVQIARLYLEDDDSVNAEAFINKASFLVSNSQHEVLILQYKVCYARILDLKRKFLEAALRYYDISQIEKRQIGDETIDEDALEQALSAAVTCTILAGAGPQRSRVLATLYKDERCSKLKIYPILRKVYLERILRKPEIDAFAEELKPHQKALLPDNFTVLDRAMIEHNLLSASKLYTNISFDELGTLLGIPPHKAEKIASRMIYEDRMRGSIDQVEAVIHFEDDTEELQQWDQQIVGVCQALNDILDSMAKKGMAVPV